One Watersipora subatra chromosome 4, tzWatSuba1.1, whole genome shotgun sequence genomic window carries:
- the LOC137392936 gene encoding G-protein coupled receptor dmsr-1-like, whose amino-acid sequence MTEWRILQDNVSTNLEDKTTTTEFSKLAESLVNFERSYKEVHGYLAALICICGATFNLCNIYVLSNRHLKKAPINTLLMSIAVFDSITETAYLPFAIYFHILTDTSYVYRHPIGWICYAIISLNIMVVCHTAAMCLTVALATFRYICVCRHTIAKRLCSKRRAHITIATVIIVSVILCIPQLLCQKVVWIQVNDSLHPWMGSTRFCDAHAQMLAILNFLVCGGVVKTAACVVLLTFTSILLISLKKAKRRHRGLLQAKSARRDRDHQRTTIMLIAVVLSFVVAELPQGILAIVCSLNRTYLEMIYMNLGDFLDIIVLLNSSVNFVLYTSMSQQFRDKFKEQFMEPILRCAKAKGKNQETVELAEHERLCQRNQEGMN is encoded by the exons ATGACGGAATGGCGAATTCTGCAGGATAATGTTTCGACAAACCTCGAAGATAAAACTACCACAACCGAGTTCAGTAAACTGGCAGAAAGTTTGGTTAACTTTGAGAGAAGTTACAAAGAAGTTCATGGATACTTGGCAGCCCTGATTTGCATATGTGGAGCAACTTTCAACTTGTGTAATATATACGTTCTTTCCAACCGCCATTTAAAAAAGGCTCCCATCAATACATTATTGATGAGTATCGCTGTGTTTGACTCGATCACAGAGACCGCTTATCTAccatttgctatttattttcacattctCACAGACACATCATATGTATACAGACATCCGATCGGGTGGATATGCTATGCAATCATAAGCCTCAACATTATGGTCGTATGCCATACAGCAGCCATGTGTCTGACTGTTGCCCTCGCCACATTCCGCTACATATGCGTCTGCAGGCACACAATAGCAAAACGATTGTGCAGCAAGAGACGAGCTCACATAACAATTGCGACTGTGATTATCGTTTCTGTCATTTTATGCATACCGCAGCTGCTTTGTCAGAAGGTGGTCTGGATACAAGTTAACGACTCTTTACATCCATGGATGGGATCCACTAGGTTCTGCGATGCTCACGCACAAATGTTAGCAATACTAAACTTTCTAGTGTGTGGAGGAGTTGTGAAGACTGCCGCCTGTGTCGTATTGCTTACTTTCACAAGTATACTGCTAATTTCCTTGAAAAAG GCAAAGCGACGACACAGAGGACTGCTGCAAGCAAAGAGCGCAAGGCGAGACAGAGACCACCAACGGACAACGATCATGCTGATAGCTGTCGTCTTATCATTTGTTGTTGCAGAGCTTCCGCAAGGTATCCTTGCCATCGTTTGTTCCCTGAACAGAACTTATTTGGAAATGATCTATATGAATCTCGGAGACTTTCTAGACATCATAGTACTCCTCAACTCCTCTGTTAACTTTGTGCTTTACACAAGCATGAGTCAGCAGTTTCGAGACAAGTTTAAAGAACAATTTATGGAACCAATCTTGAGATGTGCGAAAGCAAAGGGTAAAAACCAAGAAACTGTCGAGCTTGCAGAACATGAAAGACTCTGCCAGAGAAATCAAGAAGGTATGAATTGA